A region of the Candidatus Paceibacterota bacterium genome:
AAAGCCACTTGAAGAAGAAGCTCAAAAAACGGAGTCTCAGACTTCCGATGAGAATAACGCCACGCAAACTCGTTAACGTAGCTTTCTAAGTACTTAGGGCTTACGCAATTATACGTACCACGAATAGAGCGCTTAGTTAAGCCCCAGAATCCCTCAATACTGTTAGTGTGTACGCCGTTTCAGACGTACTCTTTTCGTTTGTGATTAACGGTCTTGTGGGTATAATCATGTCGCCTTAGCCATTTGTATATTTTGAACTCGTCTGTGTGGATTTCAGAGCCATTCTCGACGTTTTCAGTGATCTTCTCAAGGAGTGTTATTGCTTTTACGTCTTGCACAACGTGTGCCTTTACTGCACCACCTTTCTCAACCATACCGAACACGATAGTTTTTTCTTTTGTTGCGTGTCCGTGTCGGTTTTTTGCTTTACCACCGAAGTAGGACTCGTCTGCCTCAACAACACCGCCGAGCTTTCCTTTGTTGGCAAACAGTGTGCGGATTTGCTTTGCCATTCTGTGAGCCGTTTTGTAGGTAACATCAATTTGTCGATCCAGCTCTTTAGCAGAAACACCATTTTTAGATACTGAGAATAGGTAGATAGCATAAAACCAGTCCGTAAGCGGTACACGGGACTTGTGGAAGATAGTTCCAGCGAGAGGGTAAATCATATGTCCGCACCACTGGCAGACGTACGCCTTACGCTTCTTGAGTGGGTGAAACTTAGCCGTTTTATCGCATTTTGGGCAGTTTTCGTGCTTCTGTGCCTTAAATATGCGCTCTAAGCACACCTCGTCTGTGGGGTATTTCGACTCAAAGTCTTTTTTAGTAAACTTACTCATAGTGATTTCTGCTACCTGTTAATATCCCTATTCTAGCAGAAAATGGATATACATGCAATAGCTACATACTTACCGAATTTTGCGTCATCTACTCCTGTTTCTCGTGAAACAGATGACGGTTCTCCTTGAGGATTTTAAGTAATTCGCGGTAGAACGTCTCTACCTCAGGCGATAGTGCAACCTTACTCTCTTTGGCTTCGATAAGCATATCCAGTGTAACTTGGTGTTTCCTCCAATCACTTCCCCCATCGAGATAGATATTAAGTATTGGCACCACCTTATCGAGCGCGTATACAAACCGGCTTTCTTGGTCGTTTCGTTCTTCATAGCGCTCAATGAGCTCATGAAGATCCTCAAACCTTCCAAAATCGCCCTGTAAACGTTTCGCAGACTCGTTCTCGCGCCGTTTCTTTTCATTAGATTCGCTTTCTGAGCGGTAAAATGAGGTGTCTCCCGCATGCACTTCAACAAAATCGTGAATAAGTGCGTACTTGATCACCAGATCCTTATCAAGGTCGTATTTGCCGGATGAAAGAATGTACCAGGCAAGCATAGCGAGTTGAAAACTGTGTTCGGCGTCATTTTCGTCCCTGTTCTCCCCGGCCACGGTGACTATCCGAGTGACTGCGCGGAACTTGTTTAACAGACTCACGAAATCAAGGATTTCATCTACATCCATTACTCAAGTATAGCATTCGTAGCACTTATTGTTACACATGAAACAAAATCAAAATGCCCCTATGCACAGTTTTTCCACTTTAAAATGTTTCACGTGAAACATTTTATTACTAATTTAGAGATTTAAGCTGATGTCCTTGAAATATGGCTCTACAGAGGCATATTTCATGTAAAAGACACAAAGATATCGGCTCTTTACTGTCTTTTATATCCACATACCCCCAGACTTATCCCCATAAATGGCCAGAAAATAAGCCTGAAGATGGGGATTTTCTGGTGAGATAGGGGATAAAGGTCAGA
Encoded here:
- a CDS encoding HD domain-containing protein; its protein translation is MDVDEILDFVSLLNKFRAVTRIVTVAGENRDENDAEHSFQLAMLAWYILSSGKYDLDKDLVIKYALIHDFVEVHAGDTSFYRSESESNEKKRRENESAKRLQGDFGRFEDLHELIERYEERNDQESRFVYALDKVVPILNIYLDGGSDWRKHQVTLDMLIEAKESKVALSPEVETFYRELLKILKENRHLFHEKQE